One Peribacillus simplex NBRC 15720 = DSM 1321 genomic region harbors:
- a CDS encoding GerAB/ArcD/ProY family transporter: protein MGKNGKVSTVQLSLIVMTAVGLKNHVTILPHLLPSAKRDGWISVLLAFGLIMIWCLLLFYIHKATGQTNILKKGTDIGPLLYCHPII, encoded by the coding sequence ATGGGGAAAAATGGAAAGGTTTCAACCGTACAACTATCTTTAATCGTGATGACGGCTGTCGGTTTAAAAAATCATGTAACGATTCTTCCTCATTTACTGCCAAGTGCAAAACGGGACGGATGGATTTCCGTACTGCTTGCTTTTGGGTTGATAATGATTTGGTGTTTACTTTTATTTTACATTCACAAAGCCACCGGTCAGACCAACATATTAAAAAAGGGGACCGATATCGGCCCCCTTCTTTACTGTCATCCAATTATATGA
- the fabI gene encoding enoyl-ACP reductase FabI has product MTFSLEGKTFVIMGVANKRSIAWGVARSLHKAGAKLIFTYGKDRTEKSVRELSSTLEGEPSTILQCDVTKDESIEKCFATIKEGTGIIHGVAHSIAFANKEELDGEFVNTSREGFLLAHNISSFSLTAVAKAAKEIMPEGGSIVTMTYLGGERVMPNYNVMGVAKASLEANVRYLSSDLGKDNIRVNAISAGPIRTLSAKGVRDFNTILKKIEEEAPLRRTTTPEEVGDTAVFLLSDMSRGITGENIHVDSGYHIIG; this is encoded by the coding sequence ATGACTTTTTCATTAGAGGGAAAAACGTTTGTCATAATGGGTGTAGCGAATAAAAGAAGTATTGCATGGGGAGTTGCCCGTTCCTTACATAAAGCAGGTGCAAAGCTGATATTCACTTACGGAAAAGACCGTACGGAAAAAAGCGTTAGAGAACTATCTTCTACATTGGAAGGTGAGCCTTCCACCATTTTACAATGTGATGTAACGAAGGATGAAAGCATTGAAAAATGTTTTGCGACGATTAAGGAAGGAACAGGTATCATTCATGGCGTGGCACACAGTATCGCATTCGCTAACAAGGAAGAGTTGGACGGTGAGTTCGTCAACACGAGCCGTGAAGGGTTCTTGCTTGCCCATAATATCAGTTCATTCTCTTTAACGGCTGTAGCTAAAGCGGCGAAGGAAATCATGCCGGAAGGTGGCAGCATTGTCACAATGACGTATCTTGGCGGTGAACGGGTCATGCCAAATTATAATGTAATGGGAGTGGCTAAGGCTTCACTTGAAGCCAATGTCCGTTACCTCTCAAGTGATCTTGGCAAAGATAACATTCGAGTGAATGCAATTTCAGCAGGACCAATCCGTACCTTATCCGCTAAAGGTGTTCGTGACTTCAATACAATTTTAAAGAAGATTGAGGAAGAAGCACCGCTCCGTCGTACAACGACTCCGGAAGAAGTAGGGGATACAGCAGTATTTTTATTAAGTGACATGTCCCGCGGAATTACCGGGGAAAATATCCATGTGGATTCTGGTTATCATATAATTGGATGA
- the mgtE gene encoding magnesium transporter gives MKDRERESSQMNNELLLDALKKENLEQFRTEFLEMHPYDQAQFYTSLSDEFRSVVYTYLSPEEMAALFENIEIDEEDYESLLAEMNPSYAADMLSHMYADDAADVLNEINDEQAVSYLTIMDDEAASEIQELLNYEESTAGSIMTTEFIAIEANETARSAMQILKREAPEAETIYYVFVTDQDKKLLGVLSLRTLIIADEDALIGDLMDDRVVSVPVSEDQEEVARKIRDYNFLAVPVVDFQNHLLGIITVDDIIDVMDEEASDDYSKLAGISDLDHVDKSPFSAAKKRLPWLVILLFLGLLTASLIGRFEETLSQKAILAVFIPLIGGMAGNTGTQALAVAVRGIATGELEQESKWKLVLREAGTGLIIGLTCGIAIIFIVYFWQNDLMLGLLVGISIFITLIVATLAGSIVPLLMHKMKIDPAVASGPFITTINDLISILIYFGLATLLMGYLQ, from the coding sequence ATGAAGGACCGGGAGCGGGAGAGTAGTCAAATGAATAACGAGCTTTTGCTTGATGCGCTTAAAAAGGAAAATCTAGAACAGTTTCGTACGGAGTTCCTTGAAATGCATCCGTATGATCAGGCTCAATTTTATACAAGTTTGTCAGATGAATTCAGATCCGTCGTTTACACATATTTGTCACCGGAAGAAATGGCGGCCCTTTTTGAAAATATAGAAATAGATGAAGAGGATTACGAAAGCCTGTTGGCTGAAATGAATCCTTCTTACGCAGCCGATATGCTTTCCCATATGTATGCGGATGATGCGGCTGACGTCCTGAATGAAATCAATGATGAGCAGGCCGTCAGCTATTTGACCATCATGGATGATGAAGCGGCAAGTGAAATCCAGGAGCTTCTGAACTATGAGGAATCTACGGCAGGAAGTATCATGACGACAGAGTTCATTGCCATTGAAGCAAACGAAACGGCTCGATCAGCCATGCAGATCTTAAAAAGGGAAGCTCCGGAAGCGGAAACGATATATTATGTGTTCGTTACCGATCAGGATAAGAAGCTGCTTGGTGTTTTATCGCTCAGGACATTGATCATAGCTGATGAAGATGCTTTAATCGGTGATTTAATGGATGACAGGGTAGTTTCCGTACCTGTATCTGAAGACCAGGAAGAGGTGGCACGAAAAATAAGGGACTATAACTTCCTTGCCGTGCCGGTCGTCGATTTCCAAAACCATTTGTTAGGGATTATTACGGTTGATGATATCATTGATGTCATGGATGAAGAGGCATCCGATGATTATTCTAAATTGGCAGGTATATCTGATCTTGATCATGTTGATAAGAGTCCATTTTCAGCTGCAAAAAAACGGCTGCCATGGTTGGTCATCCTCTTGTTTTTAGGCTTGCTGACTGCGAGTTTGATCGGGCGATTCGAAGAGACACTAAGCCAAAAAGCGATTCTTGCTGTATTTATTCCATTGATTGGCGGCATGGCTGGAAATACAGGAACACAAGCATTGGCAGTAGCGGTCAGAGGAATCGCAACAGGTGAATTAGAACAGGAAAGCAAGTGGAAACTAGTCCTTCGAGAGGCTGGAACTGGCCTTATTATTGGCCTGACATGCGGAATTGCCATCATTTTTATCGTTTATTTTTGGCAAAACGATTTAATGCTAGGACTATTAGTCGGTATTTCGATTTTCATTACTCTAATCGTTGCCACACTTGCGGGTTCAATTGTCCCGCTTCTCATGCATAAAATGAAAATCGACCCAGCAGTAGCTTCAGGTCCTTTCATTACAACTATCAACGATCTTATCAGTATTCTGATTTATTTCGGATTAGCAACATTATTAATGGGCTATTTACAATAA
- the prpE gene encoding bis(5'-nucleosyl)-tetraphosphatase PrpE has protein sequence MNIDIIGDIHGCFAEFRQLTEKMGYTWETGFPVHPSGRILGFVGDLTDRGPNSLQVIEVVHELVINQNIARYAPGNHCNKLYRYFSGNKVQISHGLETTVAEYESLNIREQKKIRKKFMDLYERSPLYQLIDEGRLIIAHAGIRSDYIGQYSSKVKTFVLYGDINGSKHPDGSPVRKDWAQSYKGETWIVYGHTPVPEARRVNHTYNIDTGCVFGGKLTAVRYPEMNLQEVPSTMPYIAEKFRTSFD, from the coding sequence ATGAACATCGATATCATAGGGGACATTCATGGATGTTTCGCTGAATTCAGGCAGCTGACCGAAAAAATGGGCTATACATGGGAGACTGGGTTTCCTGTACATCCCTCTGGAAGGATTCTCGGCTTTGTAGGGGATTTAACCGATCGCGGCCCAAATTCCCTTCAAGTAATCGAGGTTGTCCATGAATTAGTCATTAACCAAAATATAGCAAGGTATGCCCCAGGTAACCACTGTAATAAATTGTATCGTTATTTTTCAGGCAATAAAGTTCAAATATCACACGGTTTAGAGACTACTGTAGCTGAATATGAATCACTGAACATTCGGGAGCAGAAGAAGATCCGAAAAAAATTCATGGATCTGTATGAACGTTCCCCACTTTATCAACTCATTGATGAAGGGCGATTGATCATTGCCCATGCAGGAATTCGCAGTGACTATATTGGTCAATATAGCAGTAAGGTAAAAACCTTTGTCCTCTATGGTGATATCAATGGCTCTAAACATCCCGATGGTTCCCCGGTCAGGAAAGACTGGGCCCAATCATACAAAGGGGAAACATGGATCGTATATGGACACACACCAGTCCCTGAAGCTAGACGAGTCAATCATACATACAACATTGATACCGGCTGCGTCTTCGGTGGAAAACTGACGGCTGTCCGTTATCCCGAAATGAATCTTCAAGAGGTGCCTTCAACCATGCCATATATAGCGGAAAAATTCAGGACATCTTTTGATTAA
- a CDS encoding RluA family pseudouridine synthase, whose product MSNQNFSLTWSVFEEDSGSLLREFLSKCDISKRALTDIKFKGGYIQLNGEEVTVRERIETGDIVTVIFPPEQASEGLLPEPIPLNVRYEDEFVLVVAKPPSMNTIPSREHPNGSLANGLAGYYRKTGIQATIHIVTRLDRDTSGLVLIAKHRHIHHLLSEQQKSGQVKRRYQAIAEGIVEGPVGEIVAPIGRKSTSIIEREVREDGRYARTLFKVLAHTESYTFLNLELQTGRTHQIRVHMAHIGHPLAGDDLYGGNRRGIPRQALHCFELKFLHPFTKKMMLFQEELPEDMTRLLEGSKGWDS is encoded by the coding sequence ATGTCAAATCAAAACTTTTCTTTGACCTGGTCGGTTTTTGAAGAGGATTCTGGCTCTTTATTGCGAGAGTTCCTCAGCAAATGCGATATTTCAAAACGAGCATTAACGGATATTAAGTTTAAAGGTGGATATATCCAGTTGAACGGCGAAGAAGTAACCGTAAGGGAACGGATTGAAACAGGCGACATCGTCACCGTCATATTTCCGCCGGAGCAGGCAAGCGAAGGTCTTTTGCCGGAACCCATCCCCCTGAATGTCAGGTATGAAGATGAGTTTGTATTGGTGGTGGCCAAGCCCCCTTCCATGAATACCATTCCTTCCCGCGAGCATCCCAACGGCAGTCTGGCGAATGGCTTGGCGGGTTATTATAGGAAGACTGGAATACAGGCAACGATCCATATAGTTACACGTCTTGATCGGGACACATCAGGTCTGGTTTTAATTGCTAAGCACCGGCATATCCATCACCTTTTAAGTGAACAGCAAAAATCAGGACAGGTTAAACGGAGATATCAAGCCATAGCTGAAGGAATCGTTGAAGGACCTGTAGGAGAGATAGTGGCGCCAATCGGACGAAAGTCGACCAGCATCATTGAACGGGAAGTCAGGGAGGATGGCAGGTATGCCCGTACCCTATTTAAGGTATTGGCACACACAGAGTCCTATACATTCCTTAATTTGGAACTCCAAACAGGGCGTACACATCAAATCAGGGTCCATATGGCTCATATTGGTCACCCGCTGGCTGGTGACGATTTATATGGAGGGAACAGGAGAGGGATCCCTCGCCAAGCCCTTCATTGTTTTGAATTGAAATTTTTACATCCTTTCACCAAGAAGATGATGTTGTTTCAAGAAGAATTACCAGAAGATATGACCCGTTTGCTCGAGGGAAGTAAAGGATGGGATTCCTGA
- a CDS encoding NAD kinase: MKFAITSKGDAKSNTLMQRMRTYLQDFHLEYDEDQPDIVISVGGDGTLLYAFHRYKNRLDKTAFVGVHTGHLGFYADWTPDEIEKLVIALAKTPFQIVEYPLLETIVRYQHGGREARFLALNESTVKSVEGTLVMDVEIRGQHFETFRGDGLCIATPSGSTAYNKALGGAIVHPSIDAIQITELASINNRVFRTVGSPLLLPAHHTCMFRPVNAVNFQITVDHLSLLQENVKSIQCRVADEKIRFARFRPFPFWKRVHDSFIAN; this comes from the coding sequence ATGAAATTTGCGATTACGTCAAAAGGAGATGCGAAATCGAATACTTTAATGCAAAGGATGCGAACGTATCTTCAGGACTTTCATTTGGAATATGACGAAGATCAGCCGGATATTGTCATTTCTGTCGGTGGTGATGGCACTTTATTATATGCTTTTCACCGTTATAAGAATCGATTGGATAAAACCGCCTTTGTTGGAGTACATACAGGACATCTTGGGTTTTATGCAGATTGGACCCCTGATGAAATTGAAAAATTGGTGATAGCTTTAGCGAAAACCCCATTTCAAATAGTGGAATATCCACTGCTCGAAACGATCGTCCGTTATCAGCATGGAGGACGGGAAGCCAGATTTTTGGCTTTGAATGAATCGACAGTCAAAAGTGTTGAAGGGACGCTCGTCATGGACGTTGAAATACGCGGCCAGCATTTCGAGACGTTCCGTGGAGATGGTTTATGCATTGCGACGCCATCTGGAAGCACGGCGTATAATAAGGCGCTTGGCGGGGCCATCGTCCATCCATCAATCGATGCCATCCAGATTACCGAATTGGCATCCATTAATAATCGGGTGTTTAGGACGGTAGGATCTCCACTTCTGCTGCCGGCACATCATACATGTATGTTCAGGCCGGTCAATGCGGTCAATTTTCAAATTACGGTCGACCATTTGTCCTTGCTTCAGGAAAATGTAAAGTCGATACAGTGCCGAGTGGCAGATGAAAAGATCCGATTTGCCAGATTCCGCCCTTTTCCTTTTTGGAAAAGAGTGCATGATTCATTTATTGCTAATTAA
- a CDS encoding GTP pyrophosphokinase has protein sequence MESWDDFLAPYTQAVEELKVKLKGLRKQFERENIHSPIEFVTGRVKPIVSILDKASLKDIPIDKLGTEIQDIAGLRMMCQFVDDIEQVVELLRGRNDFEIVEERNYISHKKASGYRSYHVVIRYPVQTIHGEKNILAEIQIRTLAMNFWATIEHSLNYKYKGIFPEDIQLRLKRAAEAAFLLDAEMSQIRTEIQEAQRLFSRKKDS, from the coding sequence ATGGAGAGTTGGGACGATTTCTTGGCGCCTTATACTCAGGCTGTCGAAGAATTAAAGGTTAAGCTAAAGGGATTAAGGAAACAGTTTGAGAGAGAGAATATTCACTCACCGATCGAATTTGTAACAGGCAGGGTAAAACCGATTGTCAGCATTTTGGATAAGGCGAGCCTGAAGGATATTCCCATTGATAAATTGGGAACTGAAATTCAGGATATTGCAGGGCTTCGCATGATGTGCCAGTTCGTGGATGATATCGAACAGGTAGTTGAACTATTACGAGGTCGCAATGACTTCGAGATAGTCGAGGAGAGGAATTATATTTCCCATAAAAAAGCAAGCGGCTATCGTTCTTATCATGTTGTAATCCGCTATCCGGTCCAGACGATCCATGGCGAAAAAAATATCCTTGCCGAAATTCAAATCAGGACTCTTGCGATGAATTTTTGGGCGACGATTGAACATTCTTTAAATTATAAATATAAAGGCATTTTCCCGGAAGATATTCAACTGCGACTTAAACGTGCAGCGGAAGCGGCCTTCCTGCTTGATGCAGAGATGTCACAAATCCGTACGGAAATCCAGGAAGCACAGCGTCTTTTTTCCAGGAAGAAAGATTCTTGA
- a CDS encoding CYTH domain-containing protein has product MNQHIEIEFKNLITEKEFRQLIEYFDVGASNFKTQKNHYFDTLEFSLKNQDSALRIREKNGRYELTLKQPATEGLLETNQDIPKETAYAFLKHNTFPDGEVHHLILECGIDPKDFTCFGTLKTDRLEFPYKGGLLVLDNSSYLNQEDFELEYEVTDAIAGKKNFLTLLETLQIPVRETENKVKRFYRAKFQE; this is encoded by the coding sequence ATGAACCAGCATATTGAAATTGAATTTAAAAACCTGATAACCGAAAAAGAATTTCGTCAACTGATCGAATACTTTGATGTCGGGGCTTCGAACTTTAAAACACAGAAAAATCATTACTTCGATACACTCGAATTCTCTTTGAAAAATCAAGACTCTGCGCTTAGGATCCGGGAGAAAAACGGGCGTTATGAGCTGACTTTAAAACAGCCCGCTACAGAAGGATTATTGGAAACGAATCAAGATATTCCAAAAGAAACCGCATATGCGTTTCTGAAACATAACACATTCCCTGATGGTGAGGTCCACCATCTTATCCTCGAATGCGGAATTGATCCAAAAGACTTTACCTGCTTTGGGACACTAAAGACGGACCGCCTTGAATTTCCTTACAAAGGGGGTTTACTTGTTTTAGATAATAGTTCGTATTTGAATCAGGAAGACTTTGAGCTTGAATATGAAGTGACGGATGCAATAGCCGGAAAAAAAAATTTCCTGACCCTCCTTGAAACCCTTCAAATTCCGGTAAGGGAAACCGAAAATAAAGTTAAGAGGTTTTATCGTGCCAAATTCCAGGAATAA
- a CDS encoding lytic transglycosylase domain-containing protein, with protein MESLKIQDFKTFMELQAIQQFTNGNITNTNSSRSVFQDMLSELVSGDALEGTSQTLGSLLSNVEAETKSFLHPGGLTSMNINPISTVHANNQSSETATNYDHIISQAASLYNLPEKLIKSVIKQESNFNPEATSYAGATGLMQLMPATAKSLGVNDATDPEQNIMGGSKYLSQMMARYDGDIQVALAAYNAGPGNVDKYNGIPPFKETQNYVQKVYGTFSS; from the coding sequence GTGGAGAGTTTGAAAATCCAAGATTTCAAAACGTTTATGGAATTGCAGGCAATCCAGCAATTCACAAATGGCAACATCACAAATACAAATTCATCTCGATCCGTTTTCCAGGACATGCTCTCGGAACTGGTTTCGGGTGATGCTCTTGAAGGTACTTCGCAGACATTGGGTTCCTTATTGTCTAATGTGGAAGCGGAAACGAAGTCCTTTCTTCACCCCGGCGGCCTGACATCCATGAACATTAATCCGATATCCACTGTCCATGCTAACAATCAGAGCAGCGAAACCGCAACAAACTATGATCATATAATCAGCCAGGCGGCCAGTTTATATAATCTCCCTGAAAAACTGATTAAGTCTGTCATTAAACAAGAATCGAACTTCAACCCTGAAGCCACCAGTTATGCAGGTGCAACTGGCCTTATGCAGTTAATGCCAGCAACTGCAAAAAGCCTTGGGGTGAATGATGCAACCGATCCAGAACAAAACATCATGGGCGGGAGTAAATATTTAAGTCAAATGATGGCACGCTATGACGGGGACATCCAGGTTGCCCTTGCTGCATATAATGCAGGGCCAGGAAATGTCGATAAATATAACGGCATCCCGCCATTTAAAGAAACTCAGAACTATGTTCAAAAAGTTTATGGCACATTTTCAAGCTAA
- a CDS encoding globin, whose product MMQGNPTPYELIGEGQLHKLIDVFYSNVSQHPDLQPIFPDDLTETVRKQKQFMTQYLGGPSLYTEEHGHPMLRARHIPFEITPERAKAWLTCMYQAMDEVGLEGEIREFFYHRLYLTAQHMINTSGTDGKGEDS is encoded by the coding sequence ATGATGCAAGGGAACCCTACACCATATGAATTAATAGGAGAAGGGCAATTACACAAATTAATTGATGTGTTTTACTCCAACGTTAGTCAACACCCGGATCTGCAGCCAATATTCCCTGACGATTTAACTGAAACGGTCCGTAAGCAAAAACAATTTATGACTCAATATTTAGGTGGTCCCTCTTTATATACCGAAGAGCATGGCCATCCTATGTTGCGGGCTCGACATATACCTTTTGAAATTACACCAGAACGTGCGAAAGCATGGCTCACATGCATGTATCAAGCTATGGACGAAGTTGGACTTGAGGGCGAGATTAGGGAGTTTTTCTATCACCGCCTCTATTTGACGGCACAGCATATGATCAATACATCCGGAACTGACGGGAAAGGAGAAGACAGTTGA
- a CDS encoding ClpXP adapter SpxH family protein: MSAQKPVFNISDWIKTQHCYDIGKKPIEIYVFVDPLCPECWGLEPIIRKLQIEYGQLFSLRHVLSGKIDSLNMGKNKNFENIAQVWEKTASRSGMSCDGSLWSENPISSPYTASIAIKAAELQGRKLAIRFLRQLQEYVFIGKKDISNIEVLTECAKMVGLDVEEFLYDINSSSAAKGFQCDMKITSEMEVTEIPSLVFFNQNIEEEGIKVSGVYSYEVYVQILEDMLNGLPAPATPPSLEEFLSCFKLVATKEIETVYNMNKNNVELEMKKLVLKQLAEKIPAKYGTFWRYTKKQS, from the coding sequence TTGAGCGCACAAAAACCAGTTTTCAATATTTCCGATTGGATCAAGACGCAGCATTGCTATGATATAGGAAAAAAGCCAATTGAAATTTATGTTTTTGTTGATCCGCTTTGTCCCGAATGCTGGGGCTTAGAACCAATTATTAGGAAATTACAGATAGAATATGGCCAATTGTTCAGTTTACGCCATGTTTTAAGCGGTAAAATCGATTCTCTTAATATGGGGAAAAATAAAAATTTTGAAAACATTGCTCAAGTTTGGGAAAAGACAGCCAGCCGCTCGGGAATGTCCTGCGACGGGAGCCTTTGGTCCGAAAACCCAATCTCTTCTCCATACACAGCTTCCATCGCAATAAAAGCAGCGGAATTGCAGGGCCGTAAATTGGCTATTCGCTTTTTAAGGCAGCTTCAAGAATATGTATTCATAGGAAAAAAGGATATTTCCAATATCGAAGTCTTAACCGAATGTGCCAAAATGGTTGGATTGGATGTGGAGGAATTCCTTTATGACATCAATTCTTCCAGTGCAGCTAAAGGCTTTCAATGTGACATGAAAATCACAAGCGAAATGGAAGTAACTGAAATACCTTCCCTTGTTTTTTTCAATCAAAATATTGAAGAAGAGGGAATTAAAGTTTCGGGTGTCTATTCATACGAGGTATATGTTCAAATTTTAGAAGATATGCTGAATGGTCTTCCCGCCCCTGCAACCCCCCCCTCTCTCGAAGAGTTTTTAAGCTGTTTCAAACTAGTGGCCACAAAGGAAATTGAAACGGTTTATAATATGAATAAGAATAACGTCGAGTTGGAAATGAAAAAACTTGTTTTAAAACAGTTGGCAGAGAAAATACCTGCTAAATACGGAACGTTTTGGAGATATACAAAGAAGCAGTCATGA
- the pepF gene encoding oligoendopeptidase F — protein sequence MAQKTKANTLPSRSEIAPEDTWRLEDIFATEEDWEAAFKAVKEDLKKAEAHKGTLGESAEKLFAALQLQDEVFEKLGKVYSYSHMRNDQDTTNPFYQGMEDRAKALYAQAAAAFSYMVPELLSIDESKVEGFLEEKEELKLYKHSLEEINLQRPHILSAEQEELLAQASEVLDASGNTFGMLNNADLKFPTIKDEEGNEVEITHGRYISFLESEDRRVREEAFKGVYSKYGEFRNTFASTLSGEVKNHNFNATVRKYDSARQAALSNNNIPETVYDNLVKTVNDNLPLLHRYLDLRKKVLQLDELHMYDLFTPLVKEVKMEVTYDEAKDYVLKGLAPLGEDYLNVLKEGFENRWVDVHENKGKRSGAYSSGTYGTNPYILMNWQNNVNNLFTLVHEFGHSVHSYYTRKYQPYPYGNYSIFVAEVASTCNENLLNDYLLNSIEDEKKRIYLLNHYLEGFRGTLFRQTMFAEFEHTIHLKAQNGEALTADMLTKEYYELNKKYFGENVTIDEEIGLEWARIPHFYYNYYVYQYATGISAATALSKQILEEGEPAVKRYLEFLKSGSSDYPIEVLKKAGVDMTKSEPVQEAMNVFEEKLNELEELLNK from the coding sequence ATGGCACAGAAAACAAAAGCGAATACATTACCCTCAAGAAGTGAAATAGCTCCTGAAGATACTTGGAGACTGGAAGATATCTTCGCAACCGAGGAAGATTGGGAAGCGGCCTTCAAAGCGGTAAAGGAAGACCTCAAGAAAGCGGAGGCACATAAAGGGACGTTGGGAGAAAGCGCAGAAAAATTATTTGCGGCCCTTCAACTCCAAGATGAAGTATTCGAGAAGCTAGGGAAAGTTTATTCTTATTCACATATGCGCAATGATCAAGATACAACCAATCCTTTTTATCAAGGGATGGAGGATCGGGCAAAAGCTTTATACGCCCAGGCAGCAGCTGCGTTTTCATATATGGTTCCTGAACTATTGAGTATTGACGAAAGCAAAGTGGAAGGGTTTTTGGAAGAAAAAGAAGAATTGAAATTATATAAACATTCTTTAGAGGAAATTAATCTTCAGAGACCCCATATTTTATCTGCAGAACAGGAAGAATTATTGGCCCAAGCATCAGAAGTACTCGATGCATCGGGCAATACTTTCGGAATGCTTAACAATGCCGATTTGAAATTCCCGACCATCAAGGATGAAGAGGGAAATGAAGTGGAAATAACTCACGGAAGGTATATTAGTTTTCTTGAGAGTGAAGATCGCCGTGTACGTGAGGAGGCATTTAAAGGGGTATATAGCAAGTATGGGGAGTTCCGTAATACATTTGCTTCAACCCTGTCAGGTGAGGTGAAAAACCACAACTTCAATGCCACGGTTCGAAAATATGATTCAGCACGCCAAGCGGCGTTAAGTAATAATAACATTCCGGAGACCGTATACGATAATCTCGTTAAAACGGTCAATGACAACTTGCCATTACTGCACCGTTATCTTGATTTACGTAAAAAAGTACTGCAATTAGATGAACTTCATATGTATGATCTATTCACTCCTCTTGTTAAAGAAGTGAAGATGGAGGTGACATATGACGAGGCCAAAGATTATGTCCTAAAAGGTCTTGCTCCGCTTGGGGAGGACTATTTGAACGTTTTGAAAGAAGGATTTGAAAACCGTTGGGTCGATGTGCATGAAAATAAAGGGAAACGAAGTGGTGCCTATTCTTCTGGTACATACGGGACGAATCCTTATATTTTAATGAACTGGCAAAATAACGTCAATAACTTATTCACGCTCGTTCATGAGTTTGGGCATTCGGTCCATAGCTACTATACACGTAAATATCAGCCATATCCATACGGGAATTATTCAATATTTGTAGCGGAAGTTGCATCGACTTGTAATGAAAACCTGTTGAATGATTATTTACTGAATTCAATCGAAGATGAAAAGAAACGCATCTATTTATTGAATCATTACCTGGAAGGTTTCCGTGGCACATTGTTCCGACAAACGATGTTTGCAGAGTTTGAACATACCATTCATTTAAAGGCTCAAAATGGGGAAGCGTTGACAGCGGATATGCTTACTAAGGAATATTATGAGCTGAACAAGAAATACTTTGGCGAGAACGTGACTATTGATGAAGAAATCGGTTTGGAATGGGCTCGTATTCCACATTTCTACTATAATTACTATGTTTATCAATATGCAACTGGAATCAGTGCAGCAACAGCATTGAGCAAGCAAATCCTTGAAGAAGGAGAGCCTGCTGTCAAAAGGTATCTGGAGTTCTTGAAGTCAGGAAGTTCCGATTATCCGATTGAAGTACTCAAAAAGGCTGGCGTTGATATGACAAAATCCGAGCCTGTACAAGAAGCCATGAATGTATTCGAAGAAAAATTAAATGAGTTGGAAGAGCTTTTGAATAAATAG